Part of the Pseudarthrobacter sp. NBSH8 genome is shown below.
GTAGGCCGCGAAGAGCAGGGATGTGTCCGGGACATCCAGGATGCCCGGCTTGGCGATCCCGTCCAGAACCACAAAGCGCAGGAGGTCCCCGCGTGATTTCTTGTCCCGCCGCATGCCGTCCAGCAGTCCCTGCCAGCGGTCGCGGCGGTACGTGACGGGGAGGCCCAGGGTTTCCAGGATGCTGCGGTGGCGATCGGCGTCGGCGTCGCTGAGCCGGCCGACGCTGCGGGCAAGTTCAGCGGCGAACATCATGCCCACCGATACTGCCGCGCCGTGGCGCCAGGAGTACCGCTCCACGAGTTCAATGGCGTGGGCCAGCGTGTGGCCGTAGTTCAGGATTTCGCGCAGCCCGGATTCCTTGAGGTCTTCCGAGACGACTTTGGCCTTGACCGCAATGGCGCGTTCAATGAGTTCCCGCAGGGCGTCCGAGCCGGGGTCGGTGGCCGCCGCGGGGTCCTTTTCGATCAGGTCAAGGATGGTCGGATCTGCGATGAAGCCGCATTTAATGACTTCAGCCATACCGGAAATGATTTCGTTCCTGGGCAACGTGTTCAGCGTGTCCAGGTCCACCAGCACGCCGGCCGGCGGGTGGAAGGAGCCCACGAGGTTCTTGCCCTCTGCGGTGTTGATGCCGGTCTTGCCACCCACGGAAGCATCCACCATGCCCAGCAGGCTGGTGGGCATGTGGATGACCTTGACGCCGCGGAGCCAGGTAGCCGCCACAAAACCCGCCAGGTCGGTGACCGCCCCACCGCCCACTGCCACGATGGCGTCGGAGCGCGTGAAGTCGTTTTGGCCCAGGACCTGCCAACAGAAAGCAGCAACCTGGACGTGCTT
Proteins encoded:
- the aroB gene encoding 3-dehydroquinate synthase; its protein translation is MSVDSTVIKVTGESAGQNYDVVVGRGLLGNLPALLGERVRRVLVIHPRALRLTGDTVRDELAAAGFTSLTAEIPDAEEGKHVQVAAFCWQVLGQNDFTRSDAIVAVGGGAVTDLAGFVAATWLRGVKVIHMPTSLLGMVDASVGGKTGINTAEGKNLVGSFHPPAGVLVDLDTLNTLPRNEIISGMAEVIKCGFIADPTILDLIEKDPAAATDPGSDALRELIERAIAVKAKVVSEDLKESGLREILNYGHTLAHAIELVERYSWRHGAAVSVGMMFAAELARSVGRLSDADADRHRSILETLGLPVTYRRDRWQGLLDGMRRDKKSRGDLLRFVVLDGIAKPGILDVPDTSLLFAAYQEIAS